A stretch of the Geovibrio thiophilus genome encodes the following:
- a CDS encoding nitroreductase family protein — protein MSFCETAKGRYSCRGYKNTEVRHDDLEYILECARIAPSACNLQPWKIYVVRDEKLRGAVCGAYPRDWLKDAPMIAVFCGLRGENWMRAGGTDYLMCDIAIIADHFINAAHERGLGTCWIAAFDESRLASALNLPENEKPYIMTPLGYAAGTAHEIKKRKSIGDICCFI, from the coding sequence ATGAGCTTCTGCGAGACAGCCAAGGGCAGGTACAGCTGTCGTGGCTACAAAAACACGGAAGTAAGGCACGATGATCTCGAATACATTCTGGAGTGCGCGCGCATTGCTCCCAGCGCATGCAACCTCCAGCCTTGGAAAATATACGTAGTACGGGATGAAAAGCTCAGAGGAGCGGTATGCGGAGCATACCCGAGAGACTGGCTGAAAGACGCGCCGATGATCGCTGTCTTCTGCGGGCTTCGGGGAGAAAACTGGATGAGGGCGGGCGGCACTGATTATCTTATGTGCGATATTGCGATAATTGCAGACCATTTCATAAACGCCGCCCATGAAAGAGGTCTAGGCACCTGCTGGATAGCTGCTTTCGATGAAAGCAGGCTTGCCTCTGCGCTGAATCTGCCGGAGAATGAGAAGCCTTATATTATGACTCCTCTCGGCTATGCCGCAGGAACAGCGCACGAAATCAAAAAAAGAAAAAGCATCGGGGACATCTGCTGTTTTATTTGA
- the mnmG gene encoding tRNA uridine-5-carboxymethylaminomethyl(34) synthesis enzyme MnmG, producing MLVYDKFYDVIVVGAGHAGCEAALAAARMGASAALFTINADNVAHMSCNPAIGGLAKGNIVKDIDALGGEMGRNIDETGIQFRVLNMKKGPAVRSSRAQADKDLYKQRMQRVIMEQSGLDLKQGMVEGLSIENGEIRGIVADTGMLYRAKKVVLCTGTFLRGLIHIGDCNYPAGRMNEFASIGMSASLTKAGFKLERLKTGTPARLDVNTIDFSKLDAQHGDDFAKPFSFETEQIHLPQLPCYVTYTNEKTHQIIRDNLHRSPLYGGVIKGIGPRYCPSIEDKVKKFPEKTRHQIFLEPEGLNSREYYANGFSSSLPIDVQISMYRSVEGLENVEFVRPAYAIEYDFVQPTGLFPTLETKPVKGLYFAGQLNGTSGYEEAAAQGLVAGINAALALDGREPLIVGREQSYIGVMIDDLVNKGVDEPYRMFTSRAEYRLQLREDNAEYRLSDIGHSLGLISESRYGRFCAERQAKEDEIERLKSVRITPSAEMLSVLAEYGGVLKNPVSAFELMKRPEFDYSTIEKLCGSQVNERVREQVEINAKYEGYIQRQGTEIEKFRKTESVKIPAGIDYSSIIGLRREYVDKLSAIRPATLGQAARIQGMTPAAVALLHVHISKLKNSGEQNAE from the coding sequence ATGCTTGTTTATGACAAGTTTTATGATGTGATTGTCGTCGGTGCCGGTCATGCGGGGTGTGAAGCTGCGCTTGCTGCTGCCCGTATGGGCGCTTCTGCGGCACTTTTTACCATTAATGCGGACAATGTGGCGCACATGAGCTGTAATCCTGCCATCGGCGGGCTTGCGAAGGGCAATATCGTTAAAGATATTGACGCTCTCGGCGGCGAGATGGGGCGGAATATAGACGAGACAGGGATTCAGTTCCGTGTTTTGAATATGAAGAAGGGTCCCGCTGTTCGCAGCAGCAGAGCACAGGCGGATAAGGATCTTTATAAGCAGCGGATGCAGCGTGTGATAATGGAGCAGTCGGGTCTTGATCTCAAACAGGGCATGGTTGAAGGGCTCTCTATCGAAAACGGAGAAATCCGCGGAATCGTCGCCGATACCGGAATGCTGTACAGGGCGAAAAAAGTTGTGCTCTGTACAGGAACATTCCTCAGGGGGCTTATCCACATTGGAGACTGCAACTATCCCGCGGGGCGAATGAATGAATTTGCGTCAATCGGTATGTCGGCTTCACTGACTAAAGCTGGCTTTAAGCTTGAGAGACTCAAGACAGGCACTCCGGCGCGGCTTGATGTAAATACCATAGATTTCTCTAAGCTTGACGCACAGCACGGCGATGACTTCGCGAAGCCCTTCTCCTTTGAGACTGAGCAGATCCACCTGCCGCAGCTTCCTTGTTATGTCACTTATACAAATGAAAAAACACATCAGATAATAAGAGATAACCTTCACCGCTCACCTCTTTACGGAGGGGTTATAAAGGGTATAGGACCCAGATACTGTCCGTCCATAGAGGACAAGGTGAAGAAGTTCCCTGAGAAGACTAGACATCAGATTTTTCTCGAACCGGAAGGGCTTAATTCAAGGGAGTACTACGCGAACGGATTTTCATCTTCTCTGCCCATTGATGTTCAGATCTCCATGTACAGATCTGTTGAGGGGCTGGAGAATGTTGAGTTTGTCCGTCCGGCTTACGCCATCGAATATGACTTTGTTCAGCCGACCGGTCTGTTCCCCACACTGGAAACAAAGCCGGTGAAAGGGCTTTATTTCGCAGGTCAGCTTAACGGTACCAGCGGTTATGAAGAGGCAGCCGCTCAGGGGCTTGTGGCAGGCATAAACGCCGCTCTCGCTCTGGACGGCAGAGAGCCGCTTATAGTCGGACGTGAACAGAGCTACATTGGAGTAATGATCGATGACCTTGTTAATAAAGGAGTGGATGAGCCGTACCGCATGTTCACCTCAAGGGCGGAGTACAGGTTGCAGCTTCGGGAGGACAATGCCGAGTACAGGCTTTCCGATATAGGTCACAGCTTGGGGCTTATCAGTGAATCCCGTTACGGGCGTTTCTGTGCCGAGAGACAGGCAAAGGAAGACGAAATAGAAAGGCTTAAGTCTGTCAGGATAACTCCTTCTGCGGAAATGCTGAGTGTCTTGGCGGAATACGGCGGGGTACTGAAGAATCCGGTGAGTGCCTTCGAGCTGATGAAGCGTCCGGAGTTTGACTATTCCACCATAGAGAAACTTTGCGGAAGTCAGGTCAATGAGCGTGTCAGGGAGCAGGTAGAGATAAACGCCAAGTATGAAGGCTATATTCAGCGGCAGGGAACTGAGATAGAGAAATTCCGGAAAACAGAGTCTGTAAAAATCCCTGCCGGAATAGATTATTCCTCAATAATTGGACTGCGCAGAGAGTATGTTGATAAGCTGAGTGCCATTCGTCCCGCTACTCTGGGGCAGGCGGCAAGAATACAGGGGATGACGCCCGCAGCGGTTGCGCTGCTTCATGTCCACATCAGCAAGTTAAAAAATAGCGGTGAACAGAATGCTGAGTAA
- a CDS encoding hybrid sensor histidine kinase/response regulator, whose translation MLPSVSVLFVEDSGVEKNRILEALKRHFTIEIHALASTTDEFHELLTGRHWDMVVSEEYLSKTDAFEILDIINASGREIPVFVFSAYSDVRGAVECVRRGAADFRTKDDIAGLMESVSGALSRKKVRREDYEEYERELLTDMIEESRDLIFLIDEKSLRFRYVNRAVIEKTEYSFGELRGMTPVDLVRNLSAEVLRERLTGVSEGEQDKIVLFTEIVSKTGKVHQSEATVQLVYRKNENLFYARLEDLSEKIRTHENAMRMMQVVEHSTSGIFVTEKDGTVTYANPKLHRQTGFGEKDIIGQNIKIIKNIIEDSEEYDRIWATVLSGRRWAGRTKSITKDGGQVEVLSFVSPIRNSKGEITNLAFFDEDATLANEMKMQLIHAQKMETLGELAGGIAHDFNNVLTAIGGFASVISRKLKDRKDLSYLADKLVELSESGRALTQGLLGYSRKQEQEYRIIELERTVRKVTDIISLVFPEDIVIDVEMNSGGARIRAVESQIEQILLNLANNARDAMPDGGLLTVASSKSPSGKSVLIRIGDTGTGMPADVLANIFKPFFTTKSEGKGTGLGLAIVKDLMDANSGKIVCDSILGHGTVFTLEFPFVDIDEISCAAATSDSLVKLKGSVVVIDDDPGVREGIETMLEEFGYRAVSFDGYPSMYNKLEHLGEVSLAVIDMVLADSGSVIAAEALLEKYGNLPIIYMTGYDDESLKGKGIGSEGKIILRKPVFAYSLLKAIAEAASEKSVSGG comes from the coding sequence ATGTTGCCTTCAGTCAGCGTTCTTTTTGTTGAAGACTCAGGAGTTGAAAAAAATAGAATTCTCGAAGCTCTCAAAAGGCATTTCACAATAGAGATCCACGCTCTGGCGTCCACAACGGACGAATTTCACGAACTTCTCACCGGACGCCACTGGGACATGGTGGTGTCCGAAGAATATCTCAGCAAAACCGATGCTTTTGAAATACTGGACATTATAAACGCTTCCGGCAGGGAGATACCTGTTTTTGTATTTTCCGCCTATTCCGATGTACGCGGCGCTGTAGAGTGCGTGCGGCGGGGTGCTGCGGACTTTCGCACCAAGGACGACATAGCCGGACTGATGGAATCGGTCAGTGGCGCTCTGTCCAGAAAAAAGGTGCGCAGAGAGGATTATGAGGAGTACGAAAGAGAGCTGCTGACCGATATGATTGAGGAGAGCAGGGATCTTATCTTTCTCATAGATGAGAAGAGCCTCAGGTTCAGATACGTCAACCGCGCGGTGATAGAGAAAACAGAGTACAGCTTCGGCGAGCTGCGGGGCATGACACCAGTCGATCTGGTGCGGAACCTCAGCGCAGAAGTGCTGAGGGAAAGGCTTACGGGAGTTTCGGAAGGGGAGCAGGACAAAATCGTGCTTTTCACCGAAATAGTCTCCAAAACTGGCAAAGTGCACCAGAGTGAAGCCACCGTGCAGCTGGTTTACCGAAAGAACGAAAACCTTTTCTACGCGCGGCTTGAAGATCTCAGCGAGAAGATACGCACCCATGAAAACGCAATGCGTATGATGCAGGTAGTGGAGCACAGCACCTCTGGGATATTTGTCACAGAGAAGGACGGCACGGTAACCTATGCCAACCCCAAGCTCCACAGACAGACGGGCTTCGGCGAAAAGGATATAATAGGGCAGAATATAAAGATAATAAAAAACATAATCGAAGACAGCGAAGAGTATGACCGCATCTGGGCGACAGTTCTCTCCGGACGCAGATGGGCAGGGCGGACAAAGAGCATAACTAAGGACGGCGGGCAGGTAGAGGTACTTTCATTTGTTTCTCCAATCAGAAACTCAAAAGGCGAGATAACTAATCTGGCGTTTTTTGATGAGGACGCCACGCTGGCTAACGAGATGAAAATGCAGCTCATCCATGCGCAGAAGATGGAAACCCTCGGTGAGCTGGCTGGCGGGATAGCTCATGACTTCAACAATGTACTCACTGCGATTGGCGGTTTTGCGAGTGTGATAAGCCGTAAGCTTAAGGACAGGAAGGATCTGAGCTACCTTGCGGATAAGCTTGTTGAACTCTCTGAATCAGGGAGGGCGCTCACACAGGGGCTTCTCGGCTACAGCAGGAAGCAGGAGCAGGAGTACAGGATTATAGAGCTTGAGCGCACTGTTCGCAAGGTTACGGATATAATCTCTCTGGTTTTTCCGGAGGATATTGTAATAGATGTTGAAATGAACAGCGGAGGAGCGAGAATAAGAGCGGTTGAGTCTCAGATAGAGCAGATTCTGCTGAACCTCGCTAACAACGCAAGGGACGCAATGCCCGACGGAGGGCTGCTTACTGTCGCAAGCTCTAAAAGCCCCTCAGGGAAGAGCGTGCTGATCCGTATAGGGGATACAGGCACAGGCATGCCCGCCGATGTTCTGGCGAATATTTTCAAGCCCTTCTTCACAACTAAGAGCGAAGGAAAAGGGACGGGGCTTGGGCTGGCTATAGTAAAGGACCTCATGGACGCAAACAGCGGAAAGATAGTCTGTGACAGCATTTTGGGTCACGGGACAGTTTTCACGCTGGAATTTCCGTTTGTGGATATAGATGAAATCTCCTGCGCGGCTGCAACGTCTGACAGTTTGGTGAAGCTGAAGGGATCTGTGGTTGTTATAGACGACGATCCGGGAGTCAGGGAAGGAATAGAAACTATGCTTGAGGAATTCGGCTACCGTGCTGTGAGCTTTGACGGGTATCCGTCCATGTACAATAAGCTTGAGCATCTTGGTGAAGTCTCTCTGGCTGTGATTGATATGGTGCTTGCGGATTCGGGCAGTGTAATTGCCGCTGAAGCACTGCTTGAGAAATACGGAAATCTGCCGATAATCTATATGACCGGATATGACGACGAATCCCTGAAAGGAAAAGGGATCGGCAGTGAAGGGAAAATAATTCTCAGGAAGCCTGTCTTTGCGTACTCGCTCCTGAAGGCTATTGCGGAAGCAGCGAGTGAGAAAAGTGTTAGCGGCGGGTAA
- the rsmG gene encoding 16S rRNA (guanine(527)-N(7))-methyltransferase RsmG, with the protein MLSNYIKVSKEQSAMLEKFYELHMNAGLNLTAIKDREEFYFKHYLDSIYIFILKNVLRETMADIGSGGGFPGIVTAIFHPEMKITLVESIAKKCRFLEHAASELGLNNVRVLNCRAEEVKGQFDLITARGVAKVREILKWTKHLARKDTLWLLYKGERLEEEMKQAEDLLKKYRLGFENVRVEEPFTRTYTIIGGCGSFADGILRGTPSDVGSR; encoded by the coding sequence ATGCTGAGTAATTATATAAAGGTTTCCAAGGAGCAGAGCGCAATGCTTGAAAAGTTTTATGAGCTCCATATGAACGCAGGGCTGAATCTCACAGCTATCAAAGACAGGGAAGAGTTTTATTTTAAGCATTATCTGGACAGCATTTACATATTCATCCTGAAAAATGTTTTACGTGAAACAATGGCGGATATAGGCAGCGGCGGCGGCTTTCCGGGGATTGTGACGGCAATTTTTCATCCGGAGATGAAGATAACTCTGGTGGAAAGCATAGCCAAAAAGTGCAGATTTCTTGAACATGCCGCATCTGAACTAGGTCTGAATAATGTAAGGGTTCTTAACTGCCGTGCGGAAGAGGTCAAAGGGCAGTTTGATCTTATCACCGCAAGAGGTGTGGCAAAGGTCAGAGAAATATTAAAATGGACGAAGCACCTTGCCCGCAAAGACACTTTGTGGCTATTATATAAAGGCGAGAGACTGGAAGAAGAAATGAAGCAGGCAGAAGACTTGCTTAAAAAATACAGATTGGGGTTTGAAAATGTCAGGGTTGAAGAACCATTTACGAGGACTTACACTATTATCGGCGGCTGTGGCTCTTTTGCTGACGGTATCCTGCGCGGCACGCCCTCAGATGTCGGCTCCCGTTGA
- a CDS encoding IclR family transcriptional regulator translates to MKRDKSEYAVQAVNNAIDILELLGDGEHELSISDVVTKLNLTRSNVNKLLATLEMFGYVEYNRYTGNFRLGVKTFQISQAYINKLNIIEISIQVLQQLKQQTGESAYISVMRDGNVVYLNVIETDHAVRVLPRIGNVGPAYATATGKAQLAYYDMRDVEKLYPGEMMTFTKNTIGSMDALKADLRLIKERGYSMDDEEYEIGVRCVGAPVRDFMGNVIAGISVSAPVERIPMERVETEIAHIVQEAAKALSIKFGYRG, encoded by the coding sequence ATGAAAAGAGATAAGTCGGAATATGCCGTCCAAGCGGTGAACAACGCCATAGATATTCTTGAGCTGCTCGGTGACGGAGAGCACGAGCTCAGCATAAGCGATGTCGTTACAAAGCTCAACCTTACCAGAAGCAACGTAAACAAGCTGCTGGCAACACTTGAGATGTTCGGCTATGTTGAATACAACCGTTATACCGGCAACTTCAGGCTCGGCGTGAAGACATTCCAAATATCTCAGGCATATATAAACAAGCTTAACATAATCGAAATCTCCATTCAGGTTCTCCAGCAGCTTAAACAGCAGACAGGGGAATCCGCTTACATAAGCGTAATGAGGGACGGTAATGTCGTCTACCTTAATGTTATAGAAACCGACCACGCCGTCAGGGTGCTTCCCCGCATAGGCAATGTCGGACCCGCCTACGCCACTGCCACGGGGAAAGCTCAGCTCGCATACTATGACATGCGTGATGTTGAAAAACTTTACCCGGGCGAAATGATGACTTTCACCAAAAACACAATTGGCTCAATGGACGCCCTTAAAGCTGACCTCAGACTGATCAAGGAAAGAGGCTACTCCATGGACGATGAGGAATACGAAATCGGGGTAAGGTGTGTGGGTGCTCCCGTGAGAGACTTCATGGGCAATGTTATAGCGGGAATAAGCGTAAGCGCGCCTGTGGAACGCATTCCGATGGAACGTGTCGAAACGGAAATCGCGCATATAGTTCAGGAAGCGGCAAAAGCGCTGTCCATCAAGTTCGGCTACAGGGGCTGA